The Colletotrichum higginsianum IMI 349063 chromosome 2, whole genome shotgun sequence genome has a segment encoding these proteins:
- a CDS encoding Clustered mitochondria protein-like protein: MSQSDQPNGKDHAAKESTPPVEAPIESQAEGNEVDQGLEALITLTIKLPHEPGQMQITVSPQEQVHEVRQSIIDLPVAFQYTCFHLEHHGERINDFLPISEIEGLTEDPEVKLVEDPYTEKEARIHLVRIRELIGAAGDRTDAVQGILPGLSLLDTVVPPLEEQANGEQPQVVKEAKEDYTFDAPVPVSTLLPPVEEEEAPKTIKSISLSAWNPPPVHLKQRGHLLYLVATTNEGEQHQITAHVGGFFVNKSSNAKFDPFPRPAPKGASAHSLLGLLEKVSLSFSASFVKLQDYNNRKDPLATFQITNAIPAAPWIVPSSSSPLCAHSPDSTRSQETYLIAGADNTDTLRDWNEEFQSARELPKDTVQDRVFRERLMSKLFADYNDAATRGAVLVARGEIPPLNPTECKDAQIFVYNNVFFSFGADGVGTFTSEGGDEAARVATGKDVAGVRLVNQLDIDGLFTPATVVVDYLGKRIVGQSIVPGIFKQREPGENQIDYGAVDGKEVVASDERFASVFAKLSQALKVKKHAVWDKDGKRVDLEASVETKGLLGTDARKYVLDLYRVTPLDIDWLEEEGEAEYPHRMAVLRPELIDSYGRKKMKAWVDEELARRGQTAKDAAKDVAKDETLAEPKKPKQVAAKDEESDDSDDSDDSEASESESESESEDGSEPNKKAVKTETSEEPKEVETSKESKDSKDHIDLSKFSFSLNPDVFSGQTPQTDAEKAEMEQDEKDVRLATKYLREQVIPDLIRELTDCDISFPMDGQSLGRLLHKRGINIRYTGKVAALAEDPRLQCLKDICVQDMVARSFKHVAANYLRHLPAPFSSSCISHLLNCLLGYKLNPKPSAEIDLDLKSLYSDADLSFQQVTPESIRANIAEEALKRFRYRLDPEWYTKVKPLQLLREISLKLGYQLQTKEYNFTDKPVAQAAPAAASANNGTPATNGQVNGEGGKKKKNRKVAAKDAIPVSSGPLSPATTFTSDDIVNVVPIVKHSCPRSALAEEALEAGRISIMQNQRKLGQELLLESLSLHEQIYGILHPEVARVYNTLSMLYYQLDEKEAAIELARKAIVVSERTVGVDSAETLLNYLNLSLFLHQAGDSTGALTFAKHALKLWKIIYGADHPDSITTINNGAVMLQHLKAYHESRLWFEESLRICETVFGKNSINAATLLFQLAQALALDQDSKGAVNRMRESYNIFLNDLGPEDKNTKEAESWLEQLTQNAVSIAKHAKDAQARRLRAGIHFTPKGAPYQASSTAPSVSSGPANVGSQLGGSSQMDSRSIDELIKFIEGTDQQTKTPKGRVSRGNPKRRGKSSK, translated from the exons ATGTCCCAATCCGACCAACCCAACGGCAAAG ACCATGCCGCAAAGGAGTCTACGCCTCCTGTCGAGGCCCCTATCGAGTCTCAGGCCGAAGGCAACGAGGTTGACCAGGGCCTGGAAG CCTTGATTACTCTTACTATCAAGCTTCCCCATGAGCCCGGCCAAATGCAGATCACG GTTTCGCCCCAAGAACAGGTCCACGAAGTTAGACAGTCCATCATCGACCTCCCCGTGGCCTTCCAATACACTTGCTTCCACTTGGAGCACCATGGCGAGCGCATCAACGACTTCCTTCCCATTTCCGAAATCGAGGGTCTGACCGAGGACCCCGAGGTCAAACTGGTTGAAGATCCCTACACTGAGAAGGAGGCGCGCATACACCTGGTTAGGATCAGGGAGTTGATTGGCGCTGCCGGAGACCGCACCGATGCAGTCCAGGGCATACTGCCTGGCCTGTCCCTCCTCGACACTGTTGTGCCGCCGTTGGAAGAGCAGGCCAACGGAGAGCAGCCTCAGGTTGTCAAAGAAGCTAAGGAAGACTACACTTTCGATGCTCCTGTCCCCGTCTCGACCCTGTTGCCtcccgtcgaggaggaagaggctcCAAAGACGATCAAGTCCATTTCCCTCTCCGCCTGGAACCCGCCGCCTGTTCATCTCAAGCAAAGAGGGCACCTGTTGTACCTCGTGGCTACAACCAACGAGGGCGAGCAGCACCAGATCACGGCTCATGTTGGGGGTTTCTTTGTCAACAAGTCGTCCAATGCCAAATTTGATCCTTtccctcggcctgctcccAAGGGGGCTTCGGCGCACTCTCtgcttggccttcttgaaAAGGTCTcgctctccttctcggctTCATTCGTCAAGCTGCAGGACTACAACAATCGCAAGGATCCTCTGGCGACCTTCCAAATCACGAACGCGATACCCGCCGCACCATGGATCGTgccatcctcatcctcccccTTATGTGCTCACAGCCCCGACTCGACACGGTCCCAGGAGACGTATCTCATTGCCGGGGCTGATAACACCGACACTCTGCGAGACTGGAATGAGGAGTTTCAGTCTGCGAGAGAGCTTCCCAAGGACACGGTCCAGGACCGTGTCTTTCGTGAGCGCCTCATGTCTAAGCTTTTCGCCGATTATAACGATGCGGCCACTCGAGGTGCTGTTCTTGTTGCTCGCGGCGAGATCCCTCCATTGAACCCAACAGAGTGCAAGGATGCCCAAATCTTTGTGTACAACAAcgttttcttctcctttggTGCTGACGGCGTTGGTACCTTCACATCTGAGGGAGGCGATGAGGCTGCTCGCGTTGCCACCGGCaaggacgtcgccggcgtcaggTTGGTCAATCAGCTTGATATCGATGGCCTTTTCACTCCTGCCACTGTTGTGGTCGACTACCTCGGCAAACGCATCGTTGGGCAGAGCATTGTTCCGGGCATCTTCAAGCAGAGGGAGCCTGGCGAAAACCAGATCGATTACGGTGCCGTCGATGGAAAGGAGGTTGTGGCCTCAGATGAGCGATTTGCGTCTGTTTTTGCGAAGCTGTCGCAGGCCCTCAAGGTCAAGAAGCATGCTGTCTGGGACAAGGATGGCAAGCGCGTTGACCTGGAGGCTAGCGTAGAGACCAAAGGTCTGTTGGGAACCGACGCCAGGAAATACGTCCTCGATTTGTACCGCGTGACGCCTCTGGACATCGATTGGCTagaggaggaaggcgaggCTGAATATCCCCACCGTATGGCTGTTCTCCGTCCTGAGCTGATTGACTCATACggaaggaagaagatgaaggcTTGGGTTGACGAGGAGTTGGCTCGCCGGGGCCAGACTGCCAAGGATGCGGCTAAGGATGTGGCCAAGGATGAGACACTGGCTGAGCCCAAGAAACCGAAGCAGGTTGCGGCCAAAGATGAGGAGAGTGACGACAGTGATGACAGCGACGACAGCGAAGCGAgtgagagcgagagcgaAAGTGAGAGCGAGGATGGGTCAGAGCCCAACAAGAAGGCTGTCAAGACCGAAACGTCCGAAGAACCGAAGGAGGTCGAAACATCGAAAGAGTCGAAGGACTCCAAGGATCATATCGACCTTTCCAAGTTTTCGTTTTCTCTCAACCCCGATGTCTTCAGTGGACAGACTCCTCAGACCGACGCTgagaaggccgagatggagcaAGACGAGAAAGATGTTCGCCTCGCAACCAAGTACCTTCGTGAGCAGGTCATTCCTGACCTCATTCGCGAGCTCACAGACTGCGACATTAGCTTCCCCATGGATGGTCAgtccctcggccgccttctgcACAAGAGAGGTATCAACATCAGATACACAGGCAAGGTGGCAGCGCTTGCTGAAGATCCTCGCCTGCAGTGCTTGAAGGACATTTGTGTCCAAGACATGGTTGCCCGATCATTCAAGCACGTTGCTGCGAACTACCTGCGTCACTTGCCGGCGCCTTTTAGTTCGTCGTGCATCTCTCATCTGCTCAATTGCCTTTTGGGCTACAAGTTGAACCCTAAGCCATCCGCGGAGATCGATCTCGACCTGAAGTCTCTGTACTCCGACGCGGACTTGTCATTTCAGCAGGTGACTCCGGAGTCTATTCGAGCCAATATCGCGGAGGAGGCCCTCAAGCGATTCAGGTACAGGCTTGACCCAGAGTGGTACACAAAGGTCAAGCCCTTGCAGCTGCTGCGCGAGATTTCATTGAAGCTCGGTTACCAGCTGCAGACCAAGGAGTACAACTTCACCGACAAGCCGGTTGCGCAGGCGGCCCCTGCCGCCGCTTCTGCCAACAATGGCACACCCGCCACCAATGGACAGGTCAACGGAGAAGGcggcaagaagaaaaagaacaGGAAGGTCGCGGCCAAGGACGCAATCCCGGTGTCCTCAGGCCCACTGTCTCCGGCAACCACCTTCACTTCGGACGATATCGTCAATGTCGTGCCCATTGTGAAGCACTCCTGCCCTCGCAGCGCTCTCGCGGAGGAGGCATTGGAAGCAGGTCGCATTTCCATCATGCAAAACCAGCGCAAGCTCGGCCAggagcttctccttgagTCGCTTTCTCTGCATGAGCAGATTTACGGAATCCTCCACCCCGAGGTCGCGCGTGTGTACAATACTCTGTCCATGCTGTACTATCAGCTGGATGAGAAGGAAGCCGCCATCGAGCTGGCCAGAAAGGCCATTGTTGTGTCCGAGAGGACCGTTGGTGTCGACTCTGCCGAAACCCTGCTCAACTATCTTAACCTGAGCTTGTTCCTTCATCAGGCTGGCGATAGCACTGGTGCACTGACCTTTGCCAAACATGCGCTGAAGCTGTGGAAGATCATCTACGGCGCGGACCACCCTGACTCCATTACCACCATCAACAACGGTGCTGTGATGCTTCAGCATCTCAAGGCCTACCATGAGTCCCGTCTGTGGTTCGAGGAATCCCTTCGCATATGCGAGACGGTCTTCGGTAAGAACTCCATCAACGCTGCCaccctcctcttccagcTCGCACAGGCTCTAGCTCTGGACCAGGACTCCAAAGGCGCTGTCAACCGCATGCGCGAGTCGTACAACATCTTCCTCAACGACCTCGGACCTGAGGACAAGAATACCAAGGAGGCGGAGAGCTGGCTGGAGCAGCTGACACAGAACGCTGTGTCGATTGCCAAGCACGCAAAGGATGCGCAGGCGAGGCGTCTGCGCGCCGGCATCCACTTCACGCCCAAGGGTGCGCCATACCAGGCCTCTTCCACCGCCCCAAGTGTGTCGAGTGGGCCGGCCAACGTCGGCTCACAACTGGGCGGCTCGTCGCAGATGGACTCGCGCAGCATTGACGAGCTGATCAAGTTCATCGAGGGCACCGACCAACAAACCAAGACTCCCAAAGGCAGGGTGAGCAGGGGCAACCCCAAGAGAAGGGGCAAATCTTCCAAGTAA